The sequence TGAAAAGATAGCAAAAGCTCTGATGTGGCCGGTGGTTGAGATGATCCTGTGCGCTGTGATCGTGCTAATTAACGCTCCTATGAAAAATCCAGTGTTAATTAGTCCAATCGCAAGCTCGCCTACGCCATTTTGCTTAAGAAGCGCACTACAAGATGCGATGACTAGGCCATTGCCTATAAAAAGTAGGCTCATGCCTAAAAATAGCGGCCCCATCGAGCGAATGATCCTAAAGCTACTTGCCATCTGCGTCCTTTCTTAAATTATTTTGCATTATCCCAAAGATAAAAGCTCCAATAGGCATCGGAGCAAGCCCCACTAAAAAGCCAGGCACGTTTAGTAAATTTTCATTTCTTAAAAATATAAATCCAAAAAAAAGTATCGCATACGCAACCAAGCGATAAGGCATAAATGCCGCCACAAAGCTTTTATCTTTAAATGAAAATTTCTGCTTTTTTAGCCTTGCTTTTTCATCTTTTAGGCTAAATTCTTTTGGCTCATTCTTGGGCAAAATTTCTTCATCTTCTTCGTCCTCTTCTTCTATCTTGGCTAAAATTTCCTCTCTTGCATTTTCTAGCCTTGAGTTTATGCGGTTTTTATAGGCAAAAAAGCTAGCCGTTAGGATGATAAGCGAGGCAAAAAATGAAATTTGCGAGCTTATAAAAAATTGATTTGATATAAATTTGCCAACGACGCTAAGGGCTAGCCAAAGCGCAAAATAGCAAATAAAAAGCCTGCTAATCGTCCTCGTCATCATCGTCTTTTTTATAGCCTTTATATCTAGCCTCATCCTTTAGCTCATCTAGGCTTTTAACCTGCGCTTTGTAGGCCTTATAAACGTTTAAAATGGCAGCTGCAATGCCAAAGGCAAGCCCTATCCAAAGCGCTGGCGTGAAATTTGTAACCTTTTTTACAAGATACCCCAGCCCAGTGCCGATAACCACAGCCACGACCATCGATATACCAAGGCTTAGTTGCTCAGCGCCAGCTACGATATCTTTTATCTTAAATTTTGCCATTAAGCTTTTATCTCCAAAAATGCCTCTTTAGCCGCGCTTATCGCTATGTCGATATCAGCCTCACTCATCGCATCGCAGATAAATCCCGTCTCAAACTGGCTTGGTGCTAGATAAATTCCGCGCCTAAGCATCGCTTGGTGAAATTTAGCAAAGAGTTTTGTATCGCTCTTTAGCGCATCGTCGTAGTTTTTCACGGCATGCTCTGTAAAAAAGTAGCCAAACATCGAGCCACGAACCTCAGTTTGGATGGTGATGCCAGCGCTTTTTGCAGCCTCTTTGAAGCCCTCCATTAGTTTTTTAGCAAGTTTTTCAAGTCTAGTGTATAAATTTGCGTCACTTTTTATCTTAGAAATAGCCGCTATACCAGCGCTCATCGCCACTGGGTTGCCACTTAGCGTGCCTGCTTGATAGACAGCGCCTTCTGGACTTAAGCAGTCCATGATCTTAGCCTTGCCGCCAAATGCAGCGACATTCATGCCTCCGCCTATAACCTTGCCAAATGTGACAAGGTCAGCATCCACCTCGTGAAATGGATATGAGCCAAGGCGAGAAGCCCTAAAACCACTCATAACCTCATCAAGGATGAGCACAGCGCCAAATTTATCGCAAAGCTCTCTAAGCTCTCGTAAAAATTTCTTATCAGCTGGAACAAGCCCCATATTTCCAGCGATTGGTTCGATTATGACGACGCCTATTTTGTCTTTATTGTTCTCAAAAATGGCTTTTACGCTCTCTATATCGTTATAAACGGCTAGATAAGTGTTTTTCACAACGTCTTGTGGCACGCCGCTACTTGAAGCGTTGCCGTATGTCGTAGCGCCACTTCCTGCTTTAATAAGAAGTGCGTCGCTGTGTCCGTGGTAGCAGCCTTCAAATTTGATAAGTCCGTCTTTTTTCGCATATCCTCTAGCCACTCTGATCGCGCTCATAGTTGCCTCCGTGCCAGAGCTAACGAAGCGAATTTTATCTATTTGTTTAAACTCATCACATATTAGCTTTGCAAGAGCGGTCTCTTTTGGAGAGGGAGCGCCATAAGATACGCCTTGTTTTACAGCAGAGATGATCGCTTCTTCGATATCTTTGTCGCAGTGACCAAAGATGAGCGGACCCCAGCTTTGGATGAAGTCAAGGTATTTTTTACCCTCGACGTCGTATAGATAAGCGCCCTTTGCGTGATCTATCATCACAGGCTCACCTCCAACACTGCCAAATGCACGAACAGGTGAATTTACGCCGCCTGGGATATATTTTTTAGCTTCACTAAACGCCTCTTTATTTGTCATTTTTTATCCTTTTGATTTTGTGTTTTTAAATTTGTCTTTTGATTATCTTTTTGATTTGAAGTTGGTTTTGCTGGTGACTTTGGTGCCTGCGTAGTGGCTGGTTTTACAGGATCAGCTGATTTTGCAGGAGCGCTCTTATCTGGCTCTACTGCTTTTGCCGCAGGGGCAGCTTTAGCAGGTTCAGGCTGTTTTTGCGCAGCAGCAGGCGTGGCTGGCTTAGCCAAATTTTTGGGTGCTACTTTTGCCGCTTTTGCAGGAGGTTTCATCTGATTTGTGATGTATTCATAAAGGATGGTCGTCTCCTCGTCTGTCAAAAAGTAGCTTGGCATGACGCCTTTTGGCTTTGTAAGAGCTGCTTTAAAGCTTTCAAAATCTATATCATTTATCTTTGGCGCTCTAAGCTCATCATCGACCGTTTTGTTTGCTTTTTTGTCAAAGTGTTTGTATTTAGAGATTAGGCTGCCCTCGCCCTTTGCGCCGTGACATTTATCGCATCCTATGCCACGTGGATTTAGGTAGAGCATCTTGGCGTACTCGGTCTTTGTGATAAAATCAGCTCCAAAAATCGCTACGCAAAAAAGCAAAATCAAAAAAACAGACCTCATAAACCTCTCTTTTAAAAATTTAATTTATTTTTAGGTATGATACCACCCTTGTGATTAAAAAAGCTTTTAAGTAAGGATTGAATATGAAAATTTTAGACGGAAAAGCCGTATCTTTAAAGGTCAAAGAAAGCGTAAAAGTAAGAGCTGATGAGCTAAAGAAATTTGGTGTCGAGCCAACCTTAGCCGTCGTCTTAGTCGGCGAAGATAAGGCATCTCAAACATACGTTAGAGCCAAAGAGAAAGCCTGCAACGAATACGGCATAAAAAGCGTGGCTCACCGTCTAAGCGAAAATACAACCCAAAACGAGCTACTTGCCCTTATAAACGTGCTAAATTTAGACGATAGCATCCATGGCATCTTGGTTCAGCTACCACTGCCAAAGCACATCGATACAAACGTCGTGCTCGCAGCGATCGATCCACGAAAAGATGTAGATGGCTTTCACGCTGTAAATGTTGGCAAGCTTGTTAGCGGGCTTGATGGCTTTGTGCCT is a genomic window of Campylobacter concisus containing:
- a CDS encoding AtpZ/AtpI family protein codes for the protein MAKFKIKDIVAGAEQLSLGISMVVAVVIGTGLGYLVKKVTNFTPALWIGLAFGIAAAILNVYKAYKAQVKSLDELKDEARYKGYKKDDDDEDD
- the hemL gene encoding glutamate-1-semialdehyde 2,1-aminomutase; this encodes MTNKEAFSEAKKYIPGGVNSPVRAFGSVGGEPVMIDHAKGAYLYDVEGKKYLDFIQSWGPLIFGHCDKDIEEAIISAVKQGVSYGAPSPKETALAKLICDEFKQIDKIRFVSSGTEATMSAIRVARGYAKKDGLIKFEGCYHGHSDALLIKAGSGATTYGNASSSGVPQDVVKNTYLAVYNDIESVKAIFENNKDKIGVVIIEPIAGNMGLVPADKKFLRELRELCDKFGAVLILDEVMSGFRASRLGSYPFHEVDADLVTFGKVIGGGMNVAAFGGKAKIMDCLSPEGAVYQAGTLSGNPVAMSAGIAAISKIKSDANLYTRLEKLAKKLMEGFKEAAKSAGITIQTEVRGSMFGYFFTEHAVKNYDDALKSDTKLFAKFHQAMLRRGIYLAPSQFETGFICDAMSEADIDIAISAAKEAFLEIKA